The Bacteroidota bacterium DNA window GAGAAGAAAATCTTCTGAATAAACGGGAATAGATTGTGAGAAAACAATATTACGAATTTTAGTTTGCCGTTGAGCGAAGCTTACGTTTACAGTAAAGATTTGAAGGAAAAAGAAAAATAGCGAAAGCCGGATTACGATTTCTCTCATCGGTTGTAAGAAAATTGATTAGTCGTTCATCTTGGTCTTTGCCAAACGTCCCAGATTGGCGTTGTCAACTGATAATCACCGAAGCCGGTTTGGTCAACGAAAACGAATTGCCTGTTTAATTCGTAGTAATACCAGACTTCGTAAGGTTTAGAATCGATATCAAACGGATGGCGATCGACATTGTTGGGCGCACCGAAAACAATAAAAACCATCCCCATATCTGTTTTCCAGCCGGCGATGTAGTGTTTAAAATTTTTATTAGCATATTCGACTCGCGAATAATATTCTTCCATCAATTCGTTTCGTTCCGTGTTAGGGGTGGGGTCTTTCTTTATCCAAAATTCTTTAAAAGCTTCTAACCGTTCATTGAATGGTAGTTTTTTAATCCGTGCAATTTCGGATGCTTGTTCGATATAAGTCATTTGGTCGATAGCTGCATCGAGGTCAACGATTGATACAGGCATACCTCGCCAGTGAATTGAAAACTTTCTGCTTATCGAAGTAGTCGTTGGCTGCATACTGGGATTCATTTTAATCTCCAACGTATAATCTCCCATCGGTAAATCAACGGAATTGATTTTAAAAAACAAACTGTTTTTTCCTTTAACTAACTGTTGTGTCTCTTTACCGGTTCTCAAAGTTTTCTTTTTATCTTTAGAGATTTCAAATACAATTTCT harbors:
- a CDS encoding GWxTD domain-containing protein; amino-acid sequence: MNYKILLIILLTVFVSFSTVSQVETHKAAEIGIPKIFIEVLGFASDVPNESRLDVYIQVPYDAIFFVKNADIFLSNYELTVNIYDVSNNLVKEKLWNESIKTSTYEETVSPKLNKLSQQSFPLPPGKYRLVVQIRDIETKKAAKFSRNVELRDFRQQQFTVSDVMLLSKLTVEGEKKIIIPNISGNVVDLGEGFFAFAEVYNSTNADSVEIVFEISKDKKKTLRTGKETQQLVKGKNSLFFKINSVDLPMGDYTLEIKMNPSMQPTTTSISRKFSIHWRGMPVSIVDLDAAIDQMTYIEQASEIARIKKLPFNERLEAFKEFWIKKDPTPNTERNELMEEYYSRVEYANKNFKHYIAGWKTDMGMVFIVFGAPNNVDRHPFDIDSKPYEVWYYYELNRQFVFVDQTGFGDYQLTTPIWDVWQRPR